A stretch of the Notamacropus eugenii isolate mMacEug1 chromosome 2, mMacEug1.pri_v2, whole genome shotgun sequence genome encodes the following:
- the COA6 gene encoding cytochrome c oxidase assembly factor 6 homolog isoform X1, with protein sequence MGLQSHLSSLASFVGRRIRLEFCLLLHSTGSLINEGSPFKWWPFFSVIELKMTAPSMKERQVCWGARDDYWKCLDENSDDASKCKKLRSIFESSCPQQWIKHFDKRRDYLKFKEKFEAGQFEPSERTATS encoded by the exons ATGGGACTTCAAAGCCATCTCAGCTCCTTGGCATCATTTGTAGGCAGGAGGATTCGGTTAGAATTCTGCCTTCTCTTACATAGTACAGGTTCCTTAATAAACGAGGGGAGTCCCTTCAAGTGGTGGCCCTTTTTTTCTGTGATAGAATTAAAAATGACAGCGCCTTCCATGAAAGAAAGGCAAGTTTGCTGGGGAGCTCGAGATGACTACTGGAAGTGCTTGGATGAAAATTCTGATGATGCCTCTAAGTGTAAAAAGTTAAGAAGCATTTTTGAATCAAGCTGCCCCCAGCAGTGG ATTAAACATTTTGATAAAAGAAGAGATTACTTAAAgttcaaagaaaagtttgaagCCGGACAATTTGAGCCTTCAGAAAGAACAGCAACATCGTag
- the COA6 gene encoding cytochrome c oxidase assembly factor 6 homolog isoform X2 — protein sequence MTAPSMKERQVCWGARDDYWKCLDENSDDASKCKKLRSIFESSCPQQWIKHFDKRRDYLKFKEKFEAGQFEPSERTATS from the exons ATGACAGCGCCTTCCATGAAAGAAAGGCAAGTTTGCTGGGGAGCTCGAGATGACTACTGGAAGTGCTTGGATGAAAATTCTGATGATGCCTCTAAGTGTAAAAAGTTAAGAAGCATTTTTGAATCAAGCTGCCCCCAGCAGTGG ATTAAACATTTTGATAAAAGAAGAGATTACTTAAAgttcaaagaaaagtttgaagCCGGACAATTTGAGCCTTCAGAAAGAACAGCAACATCGTag